The Arenibacter algicola region TTTTAGGTTCTTGTTCCTCCAAGGAAACCAAATTGTTGGTGTTTAGTAAAACCGAAGGCTTTAGGCACGGTTCTATCGAGAAAGGCGTGGAGGCAATGAAGCAATTGGGAGAACAAAATGGTTTTATAGTGGAGGCGACCGAAGATGCAACCTATTTTACCGAGGAAATATTAAAGGAGTATTCGGCAGTTATGTTTTTAAATACTACTGGGGATATTTTAAATGAGGTGCAACAGGCCGATTTTGAAAGATACATTCAAGCAGGTGGAGGTTTTTTTGGAATCCATGCGGCTACGGATACGGAATACGGTTGGCCTTGGTACAATAAATTAGTGGGCGCCTATTTTAAGGGGCACCCTAAAATTCAAGAGGCAAGGTTGAATATAATTGACAAAAAACACCCAGCTACCAAATCTATGTATGATACATGGATGAAGACGGACGAGTGGTATAATTTTAGGGATATCAACCCAGAAATAAAGGTATTGATAGAAATAGACGAGACCAGCTATGAGGGCGGAGAAAATGGGGAGCATCATCCTATTTCCTGGTATCATGACTATGATGGGGGAAGGTCCTTTTATACGGAAATGGGACATACAGATGCCACTTTTGAAAATCCAGAGTTTTTAAATCATGTATTGGGCGGTATTACATATGCAATCGGTAATAATGTTTTGGATTATGGCAAGGCAAAGACGGAAAGGATTCCTGAGGAAAACAGGTATGTTCGCAAGGTTCTCGATTTTAACCTAAACGAACCTATGGAATTGGAAGAGCTGCCCGGTAGGGGGATTTTGTTCGTGGAACGAAGGGGTGCTTTAAAGCTCTATGATTTTAAGGAAGAGAAAACAAAACAAATAGCCCAGCTTAATTTGTTTTATGGCAATGAGGATGGTTTGTTGGGTATAGCAGTGGACCCCAATTACCAGAAAAACAATTGGATCTATTTATTTTATTCTGCACCAGGTGAAATATCCGAACAACGTATTTCAAGATTTACCTTGGTAGGTGATTCCTTGGATTTTGCCTCAGAAAAAAATCTATTGACCATTCCAACATTGCGCAAATGCTGCCATAGTGGAGGGGCTTTGGAATTTGGTCCGGACGGTAATTTATTTATTGGTTTGGGAGATAACACCAACCCCTTTGAATCTTCCGGTTTTGCACCAATAGATGAACGGGAAGGTAGGGCTTTATGGGATGCCCAAAAATCTGCGGCCAATGCCAACGACCTTAGAGGAAAGATTTTGAGAATTAAACCCGAGGACGATGGAACCTATTCCATTCCCAAGGGAAATCTGTTTCCTGTAGGTACTCCTAAGACTAGACCGGAAATATATGTTATGGGTAGCCGTAATCCTTTTAGATTTTCTATAGATAGTGAAACCGGATACCTTTATTGGGGCGATGTTGGTCCGGATGCAGGGAAGGGTGATCCCAATAGGGGGCCACATGGTATGGGAGAATTTGACCAGGCAAGAAAAGCCGGGAATTGGGGATGGCCCTATACCCGAGGTAATAACCAAGCTTATAATGATTATAATTTTACCACTGAAACCCCTGGGGAAAAATTTAACCCTGCCAGATTGATAAACGATTCTCCAAACAATACAGGTATAAGGGAGCTTCCACCTGCCCAGGAATCAATGATATGGTTTTCCTATAGTGCTTCGGAAGAATTTCCCTGGTTGGGTTCAGGAGGAATCAACCCCATGGCTGGGCCAATTTATCACGCTTCCAATTATCCCAATGCTACCAATAAATTTCCTAAATATTTTGAGGATAAGGTTTTATTGTATGAATGGATGAGGGATTGGATCTATGTGGTAACACTGGATGAAGATCACAACTATGTAAAGGCGGATCCCTTTATGCCCAGTAATGAGTTTTCCCATCCAATGGATATGCTTTTTGCCTCCGATGGCAATCTTTATGTGCTTGAATATGGACAAAAATGGAATTCCCAAAACATGGATGCCCGCTTAAACAGGATAAGTTATGTTAGCGGTAATCGCAAGCCGGTTTCCCGAATCACTTCAGATAAAATGGTTGGGGCCCAACCCTTTACCGTAAATTTTTCCGGGAGTACCTCCGAAGATTTTGATAAGGATAAATTGCAATACGAATGGTATTTTAATTCGGAGGAGATTCAGGATAAATCCATGGAGCCAAGCTTTACTTTCAATGAACCGGGGAATTATACGGTGCGTTTAAAGGTAACCGATGAAGCTGGAAATTCGGATATATCCACCCAGAAGATATTGGTGGGCAATGATATTCCCGAATTAAAAATTGAATTGGATACCAAGAACAGAACTTACTGGAACGGGCGTAAAGTGGCCTATAAGGTGGTTGTAACCGATAAACAGGATGGTAGTACCCTTGAAGGCACCATTGACCCCAAAGATGTAAAAGTCACCTTTGATTATATTCCCGAAGGTGAGGATATGGTCAAGGCTACCATAGGGCATCAACAGAACACCATACCTGAGGGCAAGTTGATTATGGACGATACGGACTGTAAGGCATGCCATGCCATAAATATTCAAGTCAATGGACCATCCTACGAGGAAATAGCAGCACGCTATTCGGCCAAGGACAAAAATTATTTGATAGATAAGATCATAAAAGGAGGCTCCGGGGTTTGGGGAGAAAGTATGATGTCTGCACATCCTCAACTTAAGGTCTCGGAAGTGGATAAAATAGTAGATTATATACTTTCTTTAAATACCGAAATTGGGAAAGATGAAAATCTATTGGCTATACAGGGCGAAGTTGGTTTTAACGCGCATCAGGCCAAAAATAGCCAAGGAAAGTATGTATTAATGGCCTCTTACACGGATAAGGGAAGCAAGGAGCAGCCGGAATCTTCACTATCGGTCAGGGATCAGATTATATTTAAATTTCCAAAGTTTGAAGGGGCTAATGCGGATGAAAAAAGTGGGGGATTGAGCAATTGGGAGGTGGAAGGAGATAATGTAGTTGGCTCCATTAAAAATGATTCCTATTTAAAATTCAACGATATTGGCTTGGAAGGCCTAAAAAATATAGAATTGTCAATGTATTTTGGTGCCGACTATCCATACGAGGGCAAAGTGGAAATTAGGGAGAATAGTCCAGGAGGTACATTGATCGGGGAAAGCTCCCTGAAGTATTTTAACAAAGAAAAGGGGGCGAAGAAGAACTATCTTATCCCGGTAATGCCTACCAAGGATTTTGATGCCCTCTGCCTTGTTTTTAAGGGTACAGGAGACAAGGAGCAAATTATAGCCAATTTTAACGCTATGATATTGAAATATTAAACCGGTTATGGCGCTAAATATAAATCGGATCTTAAGGACAATATTAAAGCCTGTAGTTCGGTTTTCTGTTAAAACACTTTTAAAATGGTCATGTTATAATCGTTATAACCCATTAATTAATTAACTTTAACGGTTGGAGTCGATTTTAAAAAAAAATGAATTTTTCGTAATGTTTTGATCAAATTCGTTGAGGTCAACGAAAAATTTTAACCTTAGATACGTTTATCAATTAAAGTATACAATATTATTATGGAAGAGAAAATGATGATTATTGATCCTCATGTACACATGACCTCCAGGACAACAGATGATTATGAGGCAATGGCAGCCGCGGGAGTAGTGGCTATTATAGAGCCTTCGTTTTGGTTGGGGCAACCGCGTACACAAGTAGGTTCGTTTCAGGATTACTATAGCAGCCTTGTGGGTTGGGAGCCTTTTAGGGCAAGTCAGTTTGGGATACATCATTATTGCACTATCGGATTAAATTCCAAAGAGGCCAATAATGAAGCTCTGGCGGAACAGGTAATTGAATTGTTGCCATTGTATGTACATAAGGAAAATGTGGTGGCCATTGGTGAAATTGGCTATGACGATCAGACTCCTGCTGAAGACAAATATTTTAGAATGCAGCTGGAGTTGGCCAAAGAACTGAACATTCCGGTACAGATACATACCCCGCATAGGGATAAGAAGTCGGGTACCTTAAAAAGTATGGAGGTTTGTTTGGAACATGGTCTGGATCCTGGTATGGTTGTTATTGATCACAACAATGAAGAAACCGTTAAGGATGTATTGGATCGTGGTTTTTGGGCCGCATTTACGATATATCCAAAAACCAAAATGGGGAACGAAAGAATGGTAGAGGTAGTAAGAAATTTTGGAAGCGATCGAATTATTGTTGACAGTTCCGCGGATTGGGGGGTTAGTGATCCCTTGGCGGTGCCAAAAACAGCCTCCCTGATGTTGAAAAGGGGAATAGCCAAATCTGATGTGGTTAAAACCTGTTATCAGAATGCATTGGATATTTTTGGAAAAAATGGTAAGATGAAAGAATCCGATTGGTTAAATCCACAAGGTATCAATCAAACTAAATTATACAACGACAATAGTGTTTTGCGAGGGCAGGAGCCTAAGGTTGATGTGGATAAGATAGTATAATGAATCCTGTGTTGAAAGGATATTTAAGGCTCGCAAGACCTGCAAATTTACCAACAGCTGCTGCCGATGTTTTGGCAGGTGTGGCTATTGCGGGCGTATTTATTGGTGTTTTTCTTAATAAGGATTGGAATACGTCCATGTTGGGGGATGTACTTTTGTTGGTGTTTTCCTCCGTATTCCTTTATGCCGCTGGTGTGGTTCTCAATGACGTCTTCGATCATAAATTGGATAAAACAGAGCGCCCGGAAAGACCCATTCCTTCCGGATTGGTTTCTGTGCGATCTGCCGCTATCTTTGGAGGTGTGCTCATGAATTTAGGTGTGCTATTTTCATTTCTGGTGGGTCCGGTAAGTGGAATGGTAGCCGTTACTTTAGGACTTTCCATTCTTTTGTACGATGCCTTGGGGAAACACCATTCCTTTTTTGGACCACTTAATATGGGAGTTTGCAGGGGTTTAAATTTACTTCTAGGGATTACCATTTTGGGTGATTTCGGCAATTGGGGGTATATCATTTTTCCAGTTTTATATATAGCGGCTATAACCCTTATTAGTAGGGGAGAAGTGCATGGCGACAATAAGAACCATATTATTTTTGCAGGAGGATTGTACAGCACTGTAATTTTGGGGATAGTTGTTCTTTTTTCAACTGCTGGCCTTAATTTATTGGAGGCCATTCCGTTTTTATTACTGTTCGCATTTTTAATATTTAGGCCTTTGTTGAAGGCGTATGCCGAAAATTCCCCCAAGAATATTAAAAAGGCAGTGATGGCCGGGGTAATCTCGATAATTGTTTTGGATGCAAGCTTGGCCGTAGGATTTTCCCATTGGTGGGTAGGGTTGATTATAATATTGCTATTGCCCTTATCTATTTTTTTATCAAAACTGTTCGCAGTTACTTAACGTTTTAAAGTATGTCACATTATAAACCAATAGAGCAATCCTTTAAAGTAGCTTATGAGTATAAGCTACATTTTACGGAAAATATTTTTAGTTTGCATAACCCCTTGTTCAAGGATATTATTAATGGGTACAACAATAAGGGGGATGTAAAAGTGCTATTTGTTATAGATAGTGGTGTACTGGCCTGCCATCCAAATTTAAAGGCGGATATTACTTCCTATTGCACACAAAATAGTTCAGCGATACATCTAACGGAACAATTGGTGATTGCTGGAGGGGAACAATGCAAGAATGATTACCACAATGTGGAGCGGATATTGAATGCCGTTAATGACAATCGCATTTGCAGGCATTCTTTTGTTGTAGCCATTGGGGGAGGTGCCATTATTGATATGGTGGGATATGCTGCCGCCATCGCCCATAGGGGGGTGAAGTTGATAAGAATTCCTACTACAGTACTCTCCCAGAACGATTCGGCCGTTGGGGTGAAGAATAGTTTTAATATTTTAGGTAAAAAGAATTTTCTGGGAACTTTTGCTCCAGCTTATGCCATAATAAACGACAGTAATTTTTTAACCACCTTGGAGCAGCGCGATTGGATTTCAGGGATAGCCGAGGCGGTAAAAGTGGCTTTGATAAAGGATGCAGTATTCTTTGATTTTATTGAAGAGAACAGTGCCTTGCTTCAGGCACGTGATATGGAGTCTATGGAGTACCTGATTTATCGCTGTGCGGAGATGCATATGGAGCATATTGCCCAAGGGGGGGATCCCTTTGAAAGCGGTTCTTCCAGACCTCTGGATTTTGGCCATTGGGCAGCCCATAAATTGGAATACATGACCAATTATCAACTGAGACATGGAGAAGCTGTAGCCATTGGCATGGCCTTGGATTTGGTATATGCCCATTTTATAGGGTTGATAAGTAAGGAAACACTGGACCGCATTTTAAAGGTTCTGGAACACATTGGATTCGATTTACATATTCCTATTCAAAAGGATAGTGATCTGGAGGAT contains the following coding sequences:
- a CDS encoding ThuA domain-containing protein, with the protein product MNNILKLVMGLVLACFLGSCSSKETKLLVFSKTEGFRHGSIEKGVEAMKQLGEQNGFIVEATEDATYFTEEILKEYSAVMFLNTTGDILNEVQQADFERYIQAGGGFFGIHAATDTEYGWPWYNKLVGAYFKGHPKIQEARLNIIDKKHPATKSMYDTWMKTDEWYNFRDINPEIKVLIEIDETSYEGGENGEHHPISWYHDYDGGRSFYTEMGHTDATFENPEFLNHVLGGITYAIGNNVLDYGKAKTERIPEENRYVRKVLDFNLNEPMELEELPGRGILFVERRGALKLYDFKEEKTKQIAQLNLFYGNEDGLLGIAVDPNYQKNNWIYLFYSAPGEISEQRISRFTLVGDSLDFASEKNLLTIPTLRKCCHSGGALEFGPDGNLFIGLGDNTNPFESSGFAPIDEREGRALWDAQKSAANANDLRGKILRIKPEDDGTYSIPKGNLFPVGTPKTRPEIYVMGSRNPFRFSIDSETGYLYWGDVGPDAGKGDPNRGPHGMGEFDQARKAGNWGWPYTRGNNQAYNDYNFTTETPGEKFNPARLINDSPNNTGIRELPPAQESMIWFSYSASEEFPWLGSGGINPMAGPIYHASNYPNATNKFPKYFEDKVLLYEWMRDWIYVVTLDEDHNYVKADPFMPSNEFSHPMDMLFASDGNLYVLEYGQKWNSQNMDARLNRISYVSGNRKPVSRITSDKMVGAQPFTVNFSGSTSEDFDKDKLQYEWYFNSEEIQDKSMEPSFTFNEPGNYTVRLKVTDEAGNSDISTQKILVGNDIPELKIELDTKNRTYWNGRKVAYKVVVTDKQDGSTLEGTIDPKDVKVTFDYIPEGEDMVKATIGHQQNTIPEGKLIMDDTDCKACHAINIQVNGPSYEEIAARYSAKDKNYLIDKIIKGGSGVWGESMMSAHPQLKVSEVDKIVDYILSLNTEIGKDENLLAIQGEVGFNAHQAKNSQGKYVLMASYTDKGSKEQPESSLSVRDQIIFKFPKFEGANADEKSGGLSNWEVEGDNVVGSIKNDSYLKFNDIGLEGLKNIELSMYFGADYPYEGKVEIRENSPGGTLIGESSLKYFNKEKGAKKNYLIPVMPTKDFDALCLVFKGTGDKEQIIANFNAMILKY
- a CDS encoding TatD family hydrolase, which codes for MEEKMMIIDPHVHMTSRTTDDYEAMAAAGVVAIIEPSFWLGQPRTQVGSFQDYYSSLVGWEPFRASQFGIHHYCTIGLNSKEANNEALAEQVIELLPLYVHKENVVAIGEIGYDDQTPAEDKYFRMQLELAKELNIPVQIHTPHRDKKSGTLKSMEVCLEHGLDPGMVVIDHNNEETVKDVLDRGFWAAFTIYPKTKMGNERMVEVVRNFGSDRIIVDSSADWGVSDPLAVPKTASLMLKRGIAKSDVVKTCYQNALDIFGKNGKMKESDWLNPQGINQTKLYNDNSVLRGQEPKVDVDKIV
- the eboC gene encoding UbiA-like protein EboC (EboC, a homolog the polyprenyltransferase UbiA, belongs to system of proteins involved in the trafficking of precursor metabolites to an extracytoplasmic compartment so that the biosynthesis of certain natural products, such as scytonemin, can be completed.), whose protein sequence is MNPVLKGYLRLARPANLPTAAADVLAGVAIAGVFIGVFLNKDWNTSMLGDVLLLVFSSVFLYAAGVVLNDVFDHKLDKTERPERPIPSGLVSVRSAAIFGGVLMNLGVLFSFLVGPVSGMVAVTLGLSILLYDALGKHHSFFGPLNMGVCRGLNLLLGITILGDFGNWGYIIFPVLYIAAITLISRGEVHGDNKNHIIFAGGLYSTVILGIVVLFSTAGLNLLEAIPFLLLFAFLIFRPLLKAYAENSPKNIKKAVMAGVISIIVLDASLAVGFSHWWVGLIIILLLPLSIFLSKLFAVT
- a CDS encoding 3-dehydroquinate synthase, with amino-acid sequence MSHYKPIEQSFKVAYEYKLHFTENIFSLHNPLFKDIINGYNNKGDVKVLFVIDSGVLACHPNLKADITSYCTQNSSAIHLTEQLVIAGGEQCKNDYHNVERILNAVNDNRICRHSFVVAIGGGAIIDMVGYAAAIAHRGVKLIRIPTTVLSQNDSAVGVKNSFNILGKKNFLGTFAPAYAIINDSNFLTTLEQRDWISGIAEAVKVALIKDAVFFDFIEENSALLQARDMESMEYLIYRCAEMHMEHIAQGGDPFESGSSRPLDFGHWAAHKLEYMTNYQLRHGEAVAIGMALDLVYAHFIGLISKETLDRILKVLEHIGFDLHIPIQKDSDLEDLLNGIQEFREHLGGELTITLISRIGTKHDVHEIDISTMEKAIVWLNEMYKPKVSNTIC